A single window of Halobacterium jilantaiense DNA harbors:
- a CDS encoding NAD(P)/FAD-dependent oxidoreductase, whose protein sequence is MNVVVVGGGIVGLAAAHSLAERGVDVTLCEQGSLGDASTARAAGGIRCQFSTAVNVDLSVTSRRVWDDFEARFGVDIAYRRPGYLFLARDDATADQFRANVVMQNERGVDSVLLDPEDAVEHCPGLQPEGFVAATYHAEDGFADPNLAVQGYASAAREAGVDVRTKTAVTDVLTEACVGGDTETPDDWTGGSVVGVDTDDGRLDADYVVNAAGAWAGRLAGLAGIDLPIEPRRRQIAVVDPSRPVPEDVPLTVDLDTGSYFRPERDGAALVGGHFGGDDPAVDPDRYSQSIDLDWAADAVEHAADYTTYFDEESGIKRGWAGLYAVTPDHHPVVEETVPGFVTAAGFSGHGFQHAPATGQVVSELCLDGDASLVDVGPLASRRFADGSDLVERNVA, encoded by the coding sequence ATGAACGTGGTCGTCGTCGGCGGCGGCATCGTCGGGCTCGCCGCCGCGCACTCGCTCGCCGAACGCGGTGTCGACGTGACGCTCTGCGAGCAGGGGTCGCTCGGGGACGCCAGCACGGCACGGGCCGCCGGCGGCATCCGCTGCCAGTTCTCCACCGCCGTCAACGTCGACCTCTCGGTGACGAGCCGACGAGTCTGGGACGACTTCGAGGCGCGCTTCGGCGTCGACATCGCGTACCGGAGACCCGGCTACCTCTTCCTCGCCCGCGACGACGCGACAGCCGACCAGTTCCGCGCGAACGTCGTGATGCAGAACGAACGGGGCGTCGACAGCGTCCTGCTCGACCCGGAGGACGCCGTCGAGCACTGCCCGGGCCTCCAGCCCGAGGGGTTCGTCGCGGCGACCTACCACGCCGAGGACGGCTTCGCCGACCCGAACCTCGCCGTCCAGGGGTACGCCAGCGCCGCCCGGGAGGCGGGCGTCGACGTCCGGACGAAGACCGCCGTCACCGACGTGCTGACCGAAGCGTGCGTCGGTGGTGACACCGAGACGCCGGACGACTGGACCGGCGGGTCGGTGGTCGGCGTCGACACCGACGACGGCCGCCTCGACGCCGACTACGTGGTGAACGCCGCGGGCGCGTGGGCCGGCCGGCTCGCGGGGCTGGCGGGCATCGACCTCCCCATCGAACCCCGTCGCCGCCAGATTGCCGTCGTCGACCCGAGCCGTCCCGTGCCCGAGGACGTGCCGCTCACTGTCGACCTCGACACGGGGTCGTACTTCCGGCCCGAGCGGGACGGTGCCGCGCTCGTCGGCGGCCACTTCGGCGGCGACGACCCCGCCGTCGACCCCGACCGCTACTCGCAGTCTATCGACCTCGACTGGGCCGCCGACGCCGTGGAACACGCCGCCGACTACACCACGTACTTCGACGAGGAGTCCGGCATCAAGCGCGGCTGGGCGGGCCTGTACGCCGTCACGCCCGACCACCACCCGGTCGTCGAGGAGACCGTCCCCGGGTTCGTGACGGCTGCCGGGTTCTCCGGACACGGTTTCCAGCACGCCCCCGCCACTGGACAGGTGGTCTCGGAGCTCTGCCTCGACGGCGACGCGTCGCTCGTCGACGTCGGCCCGCTGGCGAGCCGGCGGTTCGCCGACGGCAGCGACCTCGTCGAACGCAACGTCGCCTGA
- a CDS encoding potassium channel family protein, with product MYLVIVGAGDIGAPLIEIATAGGNEVVVIERDDERAERASRNYDCLVLNDDATSKETLEEAGADRADALISTTDQDATNVMVCLLAQELEVPDVVSVVHNPEHMGLFRQIGVNTMQNPQHLIAEYLYRAVKRPSIVDFMRIGEEAEVFEITVESGAPIAGRTLGEADSEGLLGQDTLVVAIERNGDSPPITPRGDTTIEADDVLTVYSRNGATPEVTDVFGHAEDH from the coding sequence ATGTATCTCGTCATCGTCGGCGCGGGCGACATCGGCGCGCCCCTCATCGAGATTGCCACCGCCGGTGGCAACGAAGTCGTCGTCATCGAACGCGACGACGAGCGCGCCGAACGCGCCTCCCGGAACTACGACTGTCTGGTGCTCAACGACGACGCGACCTCCAAAGAGACGCTGGAGGAAGCCGGTGCCGACCGCGCGGACGCGCTGATTTCGACCACCGACCAGGACGCCACGAACGTCATGGTGTGTCTGCTCGCGCAGGAACTCGAAGTGCCGGACGTCGTCTCCGTCGTCCACAACCCCGAGCACATGGGCCTGTTCCGTCAGATCGGCGTGAACACGATGCAGAACCCCCAGCACCTCATCGCGGAGTACCTGTACCGCGCCGTCAAGCGGCCGTCCATCGTGGACTTCATGCGCATCGGCGAGGAGGCGGAAGTGTTCGAAATCACGGTCGAATCGGGGGCTCCGATTGCGGGGCGGACGCTGGGCGAAGCCGACAGCGAAGGGCTGCTCGGGCAGGACACGCTCGTCGTCGCCATCGAGCGCAACGGCGACAGCCCGCCGATTACGCCACGGGGCGACACCACCATCGAGGCGGACGACGTGCTCACGGTGTACTCGCGGAACGGCGCGACCCCCGAGGTGACCGACGTCTTCGGCCACGCAGAGGACCACTAA
- a CDS encoding GNAT family N-acetyltransferase yields the protein MRVREATTDDVASVRAVAEASWERDYADLLTRDTVAAGVNDWYDEATLADLVTDERTPVYVAETESAGADSGRGDIAAFAHGYVDGETGHVLRLYVHPDERRSGVGRRVLDATVAALSARGSERVEATVLAANEQGRAFYEAQGFEEAGAAETTIGGETFPECRYRLDDP from the coding sequence ATGCGAGTGCGCGAGGCGACCACTGACGACGTCGCATCGGTTCGGGCGGTCGCCGAGGCGTCCTGGGAGCGGGACTACGCGGACCTCCTGACGCGGGACACGGTGGCCGCCGGCGTGAACGACTGGTACGACGAAGCGACCCTCGCCGACCTGGTGACCGACGAACGCACGCCGGTCTACGTGGCGGAGACGGAGTCCGCGGGAGCCGACAGCGGGCGCGGCGACATCGCGGCGTTCGCACACGGCTACGTCGACGGCGAGACGGGCCACGTGCTGCGGCTGTACGTCCACCCCGACGAGCGCCGGTCGGGCGTCGGGCGGCGGGTGCTGGACGCGACGGTGGCTGCGCTCTCGGCCCGCGGGAGCGAGCGCGTGGAGGCGACGGTGCTGGCGGCGAACGAGCAGGGGCGGGCGTTCTACGAGGCCCAGGGGTTCGAGGAGGCGGGCGCGGCGGAGACCACTATCGGCGGGGAGACGTTCCCCGAGTGCCGGTACCGGCTCGACGACCCGTAG
- a CDS encoding RAD55 family ATPase, whose protein sequence is MATIPFGISRLDSRIGGGAPEGSVVLLSGEAGAGAREFLYTATMMNAVESADRELFDLHYGDLHENAVLPEEIHYVSFTADQSELQREIAFTMDQEIVMAGTDAVTFTDLSPEYFQLSPVPRGWYAGAHRSVQDLGHTGEDSRDVLERFADYLDEHARGSLVVVDSLNDLIGARSSDMDFADVVMTLKGLRKAAREWGGLILLHLTRDAVTQEEFGSLMTSVDGTVQFAWESGGNERVRTMFVREFRGVLGRLEEEDIVQFETEIHDAGFDVSDVRKIR, encoded by the coding sequence ATGGCGACGATTCCGTTCGGCATCTCGCGGCTGGACAGCCGCATCGGGGGTGGGGCACCGGAGGGGAGCGTGGTGCTCCTGTCGGGGGAGGCCGGTGCGGGAGCGCGGGAGTTCCTGTACACGGCGACGATGATGAACGCCGTGGAGTCGGCGGACCGGGAGCTGTTCGACCTGCACTACGGGGACCTCCACGAGAACGCAGTGCTGCCGGAGGAAATCCACTACGTGTCGTTCACGGCCGACCAGTCGGAGCTCCAGCGCGAAATCGCGTTCACGATGGACCAGGAGATCGTGATGGCGGGGACGGACGCGGTGACGTTCACGGACCTCTCGCCGGAGTACTTCCAGCTGAGTCCGGTGCCCCGGGGGTGGTACGCAGGCGCACACCGGTCCGTTCAGGACCTCGGGCACACGGGCGAAGACAGCCGGGACGTGCTGGAGCGGTTCGCGGACTACCTCGACGAGCACGCGCGCGGCAGCCTCGTGGTCGTCGACTCGCTGAACGACCTCATCGGGGCGCGGTCCTCGGACATGGACTTCGCGGACGTGGTGATGACGCTGAAGGGGCTGCGGAAGGCAGCCCGGGAGTGGGGTGGCCTGATTCTGCTGCACCTCACGCGGGACGCCGTGACACAGGAGGAGTTCGGGAGCCTGATGACGTCCGTCGACGGCACGGTGCAGTTCGCGTGGGAGAGCGGCGGGAACGAGCGCGTGCGGACGATGTTCGTCCGCGAGTTCCGCGGCGTCCTCGGGCGGCTGGAGGAAGAGGACATCGTGCAGTTCGAGACGGAGATTCACGACGCCGGGTTCGACGTCAGCGACGTGCGGAAGATTCGGTAG
- a CDS encoding beta-ribofuranosylaminobenzene 5'-phosphate synthase family protein, with product MSVRVAVGPRLHFGFLNLSLARERLYGSLGVALDGPRVEVSAAPADGVDCDHARARPHAARACELLGVSGARVAVESELPPHVGLGSGTQLALAVFAAVARAHDRNPTVRGHAPELGRGGRSGVGVATFESGGFVFDAGHPASQFTPERPARGEWTVPPVAARHDTPDDWRFLLVLPDADPGKAGSEEDDSMRSAVEGADPGLADRISAVVTDRVLPAVATGDVDAFGEGVAAVGRLNGAWYAAEQGGVYRPPAGDVIEALDDSPAVAGAGQSSWGPAVYGVTDRGRADAARDAGQRALDHAGVDGRVCIAAPRNTGAAIED from the coding sequence ATGTCTGTGCGGGTGGCGGTCGGCCCCCGGCTGCACTTCGGATTCCTGAACCTCTCGCTGGCGCGCGAGCGGCTCTACGGCAGCCTCGGCGTCGCCCTCGACGGGCCACGCGTCGAGGTGTCGGCCGCGCCCGCCGACGGCGTCGACTGCGACCACGCCCGCGCTCGCCCCCACGCCGCGCGAGCCTGCGAGCTGCTGGGCGTGTCCGGCGCGCGCGTCGCCGTCGAGTCCGAACTCCCGCCACACGTCGGCCTCGGCTCGGGAACCCAGCTCGCGCTTGCCGTGTTCGCTGCGGTCGCGCGCGCCCACGACCGCAACCCCACAGTCAGGGGACACGCCCCCGAACTCGGCCGCGGCGGCCGGAGCGGCGTCGGCGTCGCGACCTTCGAGTCCGGCGGCTTCGTCTTCGACGCCGGCCACCCGGCGAGCCAGTTCACTCCGGAGCGCCCCGCTCGCGGCGAGTGGACGGTGCCCCCGGTCGCCGCGCGCCACGACACCCCCGATGACTGGCGGTTTCTGCTCGTGCTCCCGGACGCCGACCCCGGGAAGGCCGGCAGCGAGGAGGACGACAGCATGCGCAGCGCGGTGGAGGGCGCGGACCCGGGGCTCGCAGACCGCATCTCCGCGGTGGTCACCGACCGCGTGCTGCCGGCGGTCGCGACCGGCGACGTGGACGCCTTCGGTGAGGGCGTCGCGGCGGTCGGGCGGCTGAACGGCGCGTGGTACGCGGCCGAGCAGGGCGGCGTCTACCGGCCGCCCGCCGGCGACGTAATCGAGGCTCTCGACGACAGTCCCGCGGTCGCTGGTGCCGGCCAGTCCTCGTGGGGGCCGGCGGTCTACGGCGTCACCGACCGCGGGCGAGCCGACGCGGCCCGGGACGCGGGACAGCGAGCCCTCGACCACGCGGGCGTCGACGGCCGGGTCTGCATCGCCGCCCCTCGAAACACCGGTGCCGCAATCGAGGACTGA
- a CDS encoding HalOD1 output domain-containing protein: MRDDEPSGTDADVDVDVDENGILQFGIEPDPQTAEYDLLTVLADHEDIEMDDLPSLYSVVDQFVGGMFDDPPSESAQLEMTFSYAGYRITVTPGGHVTMVPVKDSMGEATDA; this comes from the coding sequence ATGAGAGACGACGAACCCAGCGGCACAGACGCGGACGTCGACGTCGACGTCGACGAGAACGGCATCCTCCAGTTCGGCATCGAGCCGGACCCGCAGACCGCCGAGTACGACCTGTTGACCGTGCTCGCCGACCACGAGGACATCGAGATGGACGACTTGCCCTCGCTGTACTCTGTCGTCGACCAGTTCGTCGGCGGGATGTTCGACGACCCGCCGAGCGAGTCCGCACAGCTCGAGATGACGTTCTCGTACGCTGGCTACCGAATCACGGTCACGCCGGGCGGCCACGTCACGATGGTCCCGGTCAAGGACTCGATGGGAGAGGCGACCGACGCGTAG
- a CDS encoding glycosyltransferase — protein MDATVAVVHYPEGAGHATRMLAVARELEARGATVELAGGGPGEHFVDLLGYEEYVPTVVDFIGDYQGGGSLADVLTGSIPDAVRRVRDIARWLRRVNADCVVTDDMFASMAALLARVPQFVTTHNTPGYYDDLAERAGAKLLTRQQVAASRAFFYPAVWPALSGDPRGVERVPPLALDVPLDGDVPDVDVLISPSTYSDDLDTVAGRLRERGRDVTVVGGDDWTTVRSMLPVLREANAVVCPGYSTVMEAAVAGTPCVVYPFTSEQRGVARFVEAGGEPGFAVADNPAEAVRAVQSPPAEPEFENGAPVVAERVADWR, from the coding sequence ATGGACGCCACCGTCGCCGTCGTGCACTACCCGGAGGGTGCGGGCCACGCCACGCGGATGCTGGCGGTCGCCCGCGAACTCGAAGCCCGGGGGGCGACTGTGGAACTCGCGGGCGGCGGACCGGGCGAGCACTTCGTCGACCTGCTCGGCTACGAGGAGTACGTCCCCACCGTCGTGGACTTCATCGGCGACTACCAGGGCGGCGGCTCGCTCGCCGACGTGCTCACGGGGAGCATTCCCGACGCCGTCCGTCGCGTCCGTGACATCGCTCGGTGGCTGCGCCGGGTGAACGCCGACTGCGTCGTCACGGACGACATGTTCGCGTCGATGGCCGCGCTCCTCGCCCGCGTCCCGCAGTTCGTCACCACGCACAACACGCCCGGCTACTACGACGACCTCGCGGAGCGCGCCGGCGCGAAGCTGCTCACCCGCCAGCAGGTCGCCGCCAGCCGGGCGTTCTTCTACCCGGCCGTCTGGCCCGCGCTCTCGGGCGACCCTCGGGGCGTCGAGCGCGTCCCGCCGCTCGCCCTCGACGTGCCACTCGACGGCGACGTGCCCGACGTGGACGTACTCATTTCGCCCAGCACGTACTCCGACGACCTGGACACGGTCGCCGGCCGGCTCCGCGAGCGCGGCCGGGACGTGACCGTCGTCGGCGGCGACGACTGGACGACCGTCCGGTCGATGCTGCCCGTGCTGCGCGAGGCGAACGCCGTCGTCTGTCCGGGCTACTCGACGGTCATGGAGGCCGCCGTCGCGGGCACGCCCTGCGTCGTCTACCCGTTCACGAGCGAGCAGCGCGGCGTCGCACGGTTCGTCGAGGCCGGCGGCGAACCCGGCTTCGCCGTCGCCGACAATCCGGCCGAAGCGGTCCGCGCGGTCCAGAGTCCGCCCGCCGAGCCGGAGTTCGAGAACGGCGCGCCCGTGGTCGCCGAGCGCGTCGCTGACTGGCGCTGA
- a CDS encoding RAD55 family ATPase, whose translation MRISTGVTGLDRLLDGGLPARRLYTLSGPPGSGKTTLAAQYVTDGIRNGDDVLYVTMHETRNELVEDMANFEFGFEQAASTDRFEFLNLTMERARRSLSGYGRESGLSARLAAMIRQEDYDRVVVDSTMLLDHFTDDPDTEVTEFATNLKQTDATVLLVSEMTDPTAYAEEHYLAHGVIFLHNFLEEGGMTRGVQVVKMRGTNIDCDIRDVAFTGSGLNVDPSRKVRPE comes from the coding sequence ATGAGGATTTCGACTGGCGTCACGGGGCTCGACCGCTTGCTCGACGGTGGGCTGCCCGCGCGCCGGCTGTACACGCTGAGCGGGCCGCCCGGCAGCGGGAAGACGACGCTGGCCGCCCAGTACGTCACGGACGGCATCCGGAACGGCGACGACGTGCTGTACGTCACGATGCACGAGACGCGCAACGAACTCGTCGAGGACATGGCGAACTTCGAGTTCGGGTTCGAGCAGGCCGCCAGCACCGACCGCTTCGAGTTCCTGAACCTCACGATGGAGCGCGCGCGGCGGTCGCTGTCGGGGTACGGCCGGGAATCCGGGCTGTCGGCCCGACTGGCGGCGATGATTCGGCAGGAGGACTACGACCGCGTGGTCGTCGACTCCACGATGCTGCTCGATCACTTCACGGACGACCCCGACACCGAGGTGACGGAGTTCGCGACGAACCTCAAGCAGACGGACGCCACCGTCCTGCTCGTGTCCGAGATGACGGACCCGACGGCGTACGCAGAGGAGCACTACCTCGCACACGGCGTCATCTTCCTCCACAACTTCCTCGAAGAAGGAGGGATGACTCGCGGCGTCCAAGTGGTGAAGATGCGGGGGACGAACATCGACTGCGACATCCGCGACGTGGCGTTCACGGGCTCGGGCCTGAACGTCGACCCGAGCCGCAAGGTCAGGCCAGAGTGA
- a CDS encoding ornithine cyclodeaminase family protein: MVLVLNDGDVRGVLDLASLAPVVEHALVKQGAGDVERPERPHYPVGEGLGDGDEPLGTGLAMPAYVHGEPYFATKLVSVHEDNPDRGRPTVHAQIVLSDARTGEPVAVLDGSHVTNARTGCVGGLAARDLAVGDTVTLGVLGAGAQARWQTRAIDALTDLDAVRVYSPSDSRAECASDLREDGIDATAVGSPRDAVVGANVVVTATTSADPVFPADALADGALVVAVGAYTAEMQELDPAVFDRAARVFADVPEEVAATGDLTATDLDESDLIPFSAVLRGERGRERGDEALVVESVGSAVMDVAAATEVYETARERDVGSEQPL; the protein is encoded by the coding sequence ATGGTTCTGGTACTGAACGACGGGGACGTCCGCGGCGTCCTCGACCTCGCGTCGCTGGCTCCGGTCGTAGAGCACGCGCTCGTCAAGCAGGGGGCCGGGGACGTCGAGCGTCCCGAGCGCCCGCACTACCCGGTCGGCGAGGGGCTCGGCGACGGGGACGAGCCCCTGGGGACGGGGCTCGCGATGCCGGCGTACGTCCACGGGGAACCGTACTTCGCGACGAAGCTGGTGAGTGTCCACGAGGACAACCCCGACCGCGGCCGCCCCACGGTCCACGCCCAGATTGTGCTCTCCGACGCCCGCACGGGCGAGCCAGTGGCCGTCCTCGACGGCTCGCACGTCACGAACGCCCGGACGGGCTGTGTCGGCGGGCTCGCCGCCCGCGACCTCGCCGTCGGCGACACCGTCACCCTGGGCGTGCTCGGCGCTGGCGCGCAGGCGCGCTGGCAGACCCGAGCAATCGACGCCCTCACCGACCTCGACGCGGTCCGCGTCTACTCGCCGAGCGACTCGCGGGCCGAGTGCGCGAGCGACCTCCGCGAGGACGGCATCGACGCGACGGCCGTCGGCTCGCCCCGCGACGCGGTTGTCGGCGCGAACGTCGTGGTGACGGCGACGACCAGCGCCGACCCGGTGTTCCCGGCCGACGCGCTGGCTGACGGCGCGCTCGTCGTCGCCGTCGGCGCGTACACGGCCGAGATGCAGGAACTCGACCCCGCGGTGTTCGACCGCGCCGCCCGCGTGTTCGCGGACGTCCCCGAGGAGGTGGCGGCGACCGGCGACCTCACGGCGACAGACCTCGACGAGTCCGACCTGATTCCGTTCTCCGCCGTGCTGCGCGGCGAACGCGGCCGCGAGCGCGGCGACGAGGCGCTGGTCGTCGAGAGCGTCGGCTCCGCCGTGATGGACGTGGCCGCCGCCACCGAGGTGTACGAGACGGCTCGCGAGCGGGACGTGGGCAGCGAGCAGCCGCTGTGA
- a CDS encoding potassium transporter TrkG: MAGRNDARLPADLRTIARDVGSLVLMEAGLMAVTTVVALGFGEYHAALACFLAAGVTAAVGGTANHVFADAPAPKMKHGMVIAASGWLLVAVFGALPFFLTAWLTPPAAMDAFVPAATDTASWDSLRVGGTTTLSSLAYFRDPLHAFFESMSGWTGSGLTMAIHEPSLPRTIQWWRSFIQWVGGVGVIVLTVSILARPGSGSYALYQSEAREEKIHPSVVSTVRTVWKLVVGYTGLSFALLFGAIYYSTSEYSQSLGLGEIAWQALNHAMTGLTTGGFSVTDNSIATYNSPLVETVLLPIMILGAIAFPVHYVVLRDRDLGELVSDLQTRWLLALLAVGVAVLSVQNILTVPSTTGAFATQSFLPFSVPSLDAAQLDAIRDSTFQWVSALSCTGFQSAPIGRWLAGAKVLVAGAMVVGGAAGSTVGGIKIIRAYTVLRGIFWQFSRVFLPESAVVTARIGDRTLDRESMEREFSEAAIVSLLWVVVLVATSVVLVNLTGAEFGYADALFEVASAQGNVGLSSGITGPSMSPIAEAMFTLNMWIGRLEIIPVLVFARAVISGLNP; the protein is encoded by the coding sequence ATGGCCGGACGGAACGACGCACGGCTCCCGGCCGACCTGCGGACCATCGCGCGCGACGTCGGGTCGCTCGTGCTGATGGAGGCAGGGCTGATGGCCGTCACCACAGTCGTCGCGCTGGGGTTCGGGGAGTACCACGCCGCGCTCGCGTGCTTCCTCGCGGCGGGCGTGACGGCCGCCGTCGGCGGGACGGCGAACCACGTGTTCGCCGACGCGCCGGCCCCGAAGATGAAACACGGGATGGTCATCGCCGCCAGCGGCTGGCTGCTGGTCGCCGTCTTCGGCGCGCTCCCGTTCTTCCTGACGGCGTGGCTCACGCCGCCCGCGGCGATGGACGCGTTCGTGCCGGCCGCCACAGACACCGCCTCGTGGGACTCACTCCGCGTCGGCGGCACCACGACGCTGTCCAGTCTCGCGTACTTCCGGGACCCGCTGCACGCGTTCTTCGAGAGCATGAGCGGGTGGACGGGCAGCGGGCTCACGATGGCGATTCACGAGCCCTCGCTGCCCCGGACGATTCAGTGGTGGCGGTCGTTCATCCAGTGGGTGGGCGGCGTCGGCGTCATCGTCCTCACGGTGTCCATCCTCGCGCGCCCCGGCAGCGGGAGCTACGCGCTCTACCAGAGCGAAGCCCGCGAGGAGAAAATCCACCCCAGCGTCGTCTCCACCGTCCGTACCGTCTGGAAACTCGTCGTCGGCTACACCGGGCTGTCGTTCGCGCTCCTGTTCGGAGCCATCTACTACAGCACCAGCGAGTACAGCCAGTCGCTCGGCCTCGGCGAGATCGCGTGGCAGGCGCTCAACCACGCGATGACCGGGCTCACGACCGGCGGATTCTCGGTGACGGACAACTCGATTGCGACGTACAACTCGCCGCTCGTCGAGACGGTCCTCCTGCCGATCATGATTCTCGGAGCCATCGCGTTCCCGGTCCACTACGTGGTACTCAGGGACCGTGACCTCGGTGAGCTGGTCAGCGACCTCCAGACGCGGTGGCTGTTGGCCCTGCTCGCGGTCGGCGTCGCGGTCCTCTCGGTCCAGAACATCCTGACCGTGCCGTCGACGACTGGCGCGTTCGCCACGCAGTCGTTCCTCCCGTTTTCGGTGCCGTCACTGGACGCCGCGCAACTGGACGCCATCCGTGACTCGACGTTCCAGTGGGTGAGCGCCCTGAGCTGTACCGGATTCCAGTCGGCCCCCATCGGTCGCTGGCTCGCCGGCGCGAAAGTGCTGGTCGCCGGCGCGATGGTCGTCGGTGGCGCGGCCGGATCCACCGTCGGCGGCATCAAAATCATCCGCGCGTACACCGTCCTCCGCGGCATCTTCTGGCAGTTCTCCCGCGTGTTCCTCCCGGAGAGCGCGGTCGTCACCGCGCGAATCGGCGACCGCACGCTCGACCGCGAGTCGATGGAACGAGAGTTCAGCGAAGCCGCCATCGTCTCGCTGCTCTGGGTGGTCGTCCTCGTCGCGACGAGCGTCGTCCTCGTGAACCTCACCGGTGCCGAATTCGGCTACGCCGACGCCCTCTTCGAGGTGGCGAGCGCGCAGGGCAACGTCGGCCTCTCCTCGGGCATCACGGGCCCGTCGATGTCACCGATAGCCGAAGCGATGTTCACGCTGAACATGTGGATCGGCCGCCTCGAAATCATCCCCGTCCTCGTGTTCGCTCGCGCCGTCATCTCGGGACTCAACCCCTGA
- a CDS encoding archaellin/type IV pilin N-terminal domain-containing protein, with translation MFEFINDEDERGQVGIGTLIVFIAMVLVAAIAAGVLINTAGFLQSKGAATGEEASAQVSNRIDVVSAYGNVTGEQVDYVNLTVRQAAGADNINLSKSTIQWIGPDKATTLTHDTLANATGGNSKDNFNTTSVKGDTDVVLVQQSDRIQVTMHSDTLTGNLSAGDEVQLTLTTQYGSKTSYWANVPESLKDKNAVKL, from the coding sequence ATGTTCGAGTTTATCAACGACGAGGACGAGCGCGGTCAGGTCGGGATCGGCACACTCATCGTGTTCATCGCGATGGTGCTGGTCGCGGCGATCGCCGCCGGCGTCCTCATCAACACGGCCGGCTTCCTCCAGTCCAAAGGCGCAGCCACGGGCGAGGAAGCCAGCGCACAGGTCTCTAACCGTATCGACGTCGTCTCCGCATACGGCAACGTAACCGGCGAACAGGTGGACTACGTGAATCTGACAGTGCGTCAGGCCGCCGGTGCTGACAACATCAATCTCAGCAAGTCCACTATCCAGTGGATCGGCCCAGACAAGGCGACCACGCTGACGCACGACACGCTGGCAAATGCGACGGGTGGAAATAGTAAAGACAACTTCAACACCACCTCCGTCAAAGGCGACACCGACGTAGTGCTGGTGCAGCAGTCCGACCGTATTCAGGTCACCATGCATTCGGACACGCTCACCGGGAATCTCTCGGCGGGTGACGAGGTCCAGCTCACGCTGACCACCCAGTACGGCTCGAAAACCTCCTACTGGGCGAACGTCCCCGAGTCTCTGAAGGACAAGAACGCCGTCAAGCTGTAA
- a CDS encoding MOSC domain-containing protein: MAHIAGLRVFPVKGLDGEAVERAALRPGGTLADDRAFALVEGDGNPVNAKEFPALHEFRTDYDPDAGTLAVTGPDGDHREFGLGTDSGRAAAGDWFADRLDAALSLVRADEDAGFVDRPSMGPSVVSTATLDTVASWFDSLGTEGVRRRLRANVEVGGVPAFWEDRFVGEDAPTFEAGGVRFAGVTPCNRCVVPSRDPDTGESVADFRQTFLRERERSFPEWADWDAFDHYYAVMILARATGLDGDEVLAVGDDVTVHVEPPEGRE; the protein is encoded by the coding sequence ATGGCACACATCGCTGGCCTGCGCGTGTTCCCGGTGAAAGGCCTGGACGGCGAGGCCGTCGAACGGGCGGCGCTCCGGCCCGGCGGCACGCTCGCCGACGACCGCGCGTTCGCGCTGGTCGAGGGTGACGGCAACCCGGTCAACGCCAAGGAGTTCCCGGCGCTCCACGAGTTCCGCACCGACTACGACCCGGACGCGGGGACGCTGGCCGTCACGGGGCCGGACGGCGACCACCGCGAGTTCGGCCTCGGCACCGACAGCGGGCGCGCGGCGGCCGGAGACTGGTTCGCTGACCGGCTCGACGCGGCCCTCTCTCTGGTCCGAGCGGACGAGGATGCCGGGTTCGTGGACCGCCCGAGCATGGGGCCGTCGGTCGTCAGCACGGCAACGCTGGACACCGTCGCGTCGTGGTTCGACAGCCTCGGCACCGAGGGTGTGCGACGTCGCCTCCGCGCGAACGTCGAGGTCGGCGGCGTTCCGGCGTTCTGGGAGGACCGGTTCGTCGGCGAAGACGCGCCCACCTTCGAGGCCGGCGGCGTGCGCTTCGCGGGCGTGACGCCGTGCAACCGCTGTGTCGTGCCCTCGCGGGACCCCGATACCGGCGAGTCGGTCGCGGACTTCCGGCAGACGTTCCTCCGGGAGCGCGAGCGGTCGTTCCCCGAGTGGGCCGACTGGGACGCGTTCGACCACTACTACGCCGTGATGATTCTCGCGCGCGCCACCGGCCTCGACGGCGACGAGGTGCTCGCAGTGGGCGACGACGTGACGGTCCACGTCGAACCACCGGAGGGGCGCGAGTGA